The Candidatus Acididesulfobacter guangdongensis region GCAGCCGGCGGAATATTTGCCAGTTTCGGTTTCATTACTATACTGCATGTAAAAGATGCAAATTCCGTTAAGGTCATGAGTCAGATCTTAACAATAGTAACCCCGTTAATTGCCGTTCCTTTGTTTATCAGACAAAAAAGAATTTCGTTAATTCTAGGCGCAATAATAGCTTCCGGAGGAATAGTCGGAGCTATTTTAGGTTCATGGTTTTCAAAACATTATTTATATGAGCTTAAATCGTTTAAATATTTTTTTGGCTATCTCACTCTTTTCATCAGTATTCTGCTTATATATAAAATTATTTCAAAAAAAAGAAAACAAAAACTTAATCCTTTATCAGACAAAAATTTAAAATTAGAAGATAATGCTATAAAAACTCTTGAAGTAAATTTCAGAAACGTAAAAATAAGATATTTTAATAAGGAATATAATTTTAATCCGATTTTTGCATTTATAGCAGGTATGGTTGTTGCTATAATTTCGTCTGTATTTGGAGTAGGAGGAGGTTTTTTGCTGGTTCCTTTTATGTCTGGGATATTGAATCTTCCGATGATGATAGTTGCGGGAACGAGCGTTTTTTCTATACTTATTTCATCTTTAACAAGCGTTACAAATTATCTTTCGATGGGCGTTCATGTTTTGCCTTTTTTATTATTAATTTCAATAGCAGGTATAATTGCGGGTTCTTTTTTAGGCCCTATAGTATCAAAATCAAAGTATGTTAAAGAAGAATATCTTAGCTATACGCTGATTGCCGTACTAATATTTATTGGTATTTTTTATATATTTAAATAATGCCGATATATTTTTAGATCGTATTTCAACTCAACACATTTCTCCGCCTGTTTTTTGCAATACTTATGTTTTTCTTTTCTATATATACTTCAACCGCTCTTTAATCGTTAGTCAAGTTTTATAACGGCAATAATTATTCATATCATTTAATAAATGATATTAATAATTATATTGAATATAATAATAAAATATGATATATATATATTTAAACAGATTAATAATAAAATGGTGTTTTATTTTTATTATTATTTATCTTTTTTTTAATAAGTAAGTAGAGTTTAAAAATTAACTACCGAATTTAAATTAACTGCTAAATTAACATTAAGGAGGATTAAAATGTCAGAAACAGTTTCTTTAAAAGGCAATGCTACATCGCTGGTGGGACCTGCATTAAATGTTGGAGATAAAGCTCCTAAAGTTATTGTTGTAGCTAAAGATTTAAAAGAAAAGGAATTGGGCGGCGAAAATGCAAAAGTTCAATTAATAATTACCGTACCTTCGCTTGATACTCCCGTATGCGAAATGGAAACAAAGAAATTCAACGAAATGCTGTCTAAGTTTGAAAATATTGATGTAAATATAGTTTCTATGGATTTGCCTTTTGCTCAAAATAAATTCTGTGAAAGTTTTAGTATAAAAAACATTACCGTAGCTTCTGATTTTAGATATAAAGATATGGAAAAATACGGTGTTATTATAGGTGAAGGCGCTTTGAAAGGATTAACCGCAAGAGCGGTTTTTATAGTGAATAAGGAAGGCAAAATTATTTATAAACAATTAGTTCCGGAAATAACGCAAGAACCCAATTACGAAGATGTACTCAAGGCGTTAAAATGATTTTATTAGTATATGTGTATGTATGGATATCTTAATATTTTATTAATATTAAATTTCAACTTATAAACGCTATAATACCCGTCATACGCAGACCGTAAAGCAGCTGCGCATGACGGGTAGATGATAAAGATAGATGCGTGTTAGATATAAACTGAACGAACTGCTAATTTCGTTAT contains the following coding sequences:
- a CDS encoding sulfite exporter TauE/SafE family protein — encoded protein: MIFFSHLIFYFIAFAWALFTGLIFSTIGAAGGIFASFGFITILHVKDANSVKVMSQILTIVTPLIAVPLFIRQKRISLILGAIIASGGIVGAILGSWFSKHYLYELKSFKYFFGYLTLFISILLIYKIISKKRKQKLNPLSDKNLKLEDNAIKTLEVNFRNVKIRYFNKEYNFNPIFAFIAGMVVAIISSVFGVGGGFLLVPFMSGILNLPMMIVAGTSVFSILISSLTSVTNYLSMGVHVLPFLLLISIAGIIAGSFLGPIVSKSKYVKEEYLSYTLIAVLIFIGIFYIFK
- a CDS encoding thiol peroxidase; the encoded protein is MSETVSLKGNATSLVGPALNVGDKAPKVIVVAKDLKEKELGGENAKVQLIITVPSLDTPVCEMETKKFNEMLSKFENIDVNIVSMDLPFAQNKFCESFSIKNITVASDFRYKDMEKYGVIIGEGALKGLTARAVFIVNKEGKIIYKQLVPEITQEPNYEDVLKALK